The Pungitius pungitius chromosome 14, fPunPun2.1, whole genome shotgun sequence genome contains the following window.
TGCTTTAATAATTTTATTTATAACATTCAAGTTTTCATAAAACACTGTGAACATAATATTTGCCCAGCTTCAGTTTAAGAAGAGGGCTGTATGGCGACATGCTGCAGGATGACCTTCTAGTTGGTTATCTTTAAAGCTTCTCTCTAAAGAGAAACATGTTGAGCTGCTTTACTTCATCAGCTCGTGACAGCACTGCCTCTGAGTGGTAGAGACTCCACATGACAGCTGACTGAAGCCTCAAAGGATCAACCAAACAAGGACATGCAGGTTAGTGTGAGTATGATGACACACGGCTGATACCATGTCAAATATGAATATGCAAACATGAAATACATtgtgtgtaatgtaatgctaagcatgtcttttgtttttcaagtCTGTCTGAATACAATACCCATGTTTCCATGTGTGTTACATTCTCCTCTCTATAATAACTCTGAAAAGATCCAAACTAGtggacaaaaggaaaataagGACTTAGAACAAACGTGATGATTTAATAAAGTTGTTCTCATATATGGACATTaaagatgctttttttgttacttGAAATTGTTGAGCCTCAATTGAAAACCAGCCTGAGTAACAGAAGAATGATTTTATGATAatcctttaaataaaatgtttttgtagtgCAGGAAaaccttttctatttttctgcGTTGGTGTTCGGTATCTGCGGTATCGGTCTGTGAGGGTtaaggagaggaggcgagggtGTAAGTTGTCTCCTGGGAACATTCCAAAAGACCAAATAAACAGAAGTACTGTGTTAAGTAACAACCCCGCTAGCAAATTCATATACTGAATGGTGCATGGTGCGTTTATTGACTATATTGTGGTTAACCGTTGGTCTGCCAGGATGGAGCACCAACATGTGTGAAGATggactccctcctccccccctgagTAACCTCAGGCAGGGGGTATATTTTAACATATGTTCATGTTAAAATCCTTTCTAGGCAATTATGTAAGTATGcatatagctatatatatatgtgggtaGGTAAATAATTTACAGTTCAACAGTGGAAGAGGGGAAGCTAGAAGGAGGTGCACAGACAGTCATAACAGGCCAGACATAATAAGACTCCAAGCAAGGTTAAAGAGATACAGACAGAAGAGTCTTTGTCACACTAAGGTTTGCAGATGCTCAGGAAGAGATAGTGTAGGGACACTAGCAGTGGGACACAGGtctcatgagtgtgtgtgtgtgtgggggggcagagagataGGGTCAACTGACCTGATGATGTATCCATGCCAGCAATCCTTTACACTATGAACTCAAAAATGTGATTCATATTTACTATCGCAAAATATCTAAGATCGGTGctagagaaaaaaagatgtgcagCTTtattgtgtgcatgcatgcttgtgtttgtgtggttttcaCCTCATTCTCCTCCCTGAGCGTGTGACCAGGTCCCAGTCAATAATGCAGGGAGCTTAAGAGGACCTCTTTGGCCGGCAGTTACATTTTTACTCCACAAGCAAAAGCTGCATCAACAACTGCATCGGGGATGAGCGGGTAACCGGAGCGCACCTCAGAGTCACCCAGTGCAATCGTGCCTGATCAAATGTCTGAGGAAGAGAGGCCTGAGGGGGAGATAGAAAGATGGAGTCTCTGTGGATTTAGAGGCAGAAAACATCGGACTGTGGTGGAGACGGTTTGTGGTGAATGGGCGTAGACATGTCTTCAGTGTGTTTGCCTGATCCACAGTCTCCTGTCTTGGTTTCGGCTGGTTATGGGACTGCGTGTGCTTCTTCCAGCCGAGGTGGAAGTGAAAAGAGAGGTTGACAGGTACGAGCGAGGAGGAAGGCAGGCAAAGCGAAGAGCAAAGTAAAAAGTGAGAGGGGCCCCAAACTCTGCGGCAAGCTGATTTTCTGCTTTGGACTGCTCCTGCTCCGGACTCTAAGCCCCTCAGCGTGCCTCGGACTCAATGTAAGCTCCTTACCTCCATGTTTCCTTACATTGCAGTGGGACTTTTCTGAAATACAGGGCAACATCATAAAAAATGCCTGTTctgctggggttttttttagatAGAATGAAGAAAGACTTGAATGAAGTGTCAGTGTTGCTGTGTTGTTGTGCAGCTTAAAGTATTTAGTTTGTCTGTGGGCCTCAGGTTACCAGGCTTTGTGAGACAAGATATGCACGTTTTAAACAACACTAAAATCTTAATGAACACGTGGCTGTATTCAACGAATGGAGATCTTTTAAGTCTTAGCAAGAAAGTGTGTGTATATGGCAAAGTTAGTGTAAAAATATACCTtgcctgtgtttttatttattgtgtttggtattttttttatcctctattcctgctgcaaaacaaaacacgtgtTTTTAGTGTTCCCTTTGTTATGCTTTCTAGGCTCATTCCAGTTGGATAGTTCAACTGCAAACCGATCTGGCCTGAGGAGACGAACAGGTGAAAATGGTATTATGCTGACACAGCTGAGGTGTTAACTGTTAACTGTCCACGCCCGTCACAGGGTCCAGAAAGGCCAAAGGTCCACTCCGCCGTGCCTCTCCTCAGTGGCTCCTCCTAGGAGAGATAACCAGCTCTCGAACCTCTCCGGGATCCAGCTTCCGCTCTGCCCGAAGCCTCGCAGAGCTCCGCAGGACTCGACTCGTGCGGCAAGTTCAGCGGGATCTTCAGCGAGAAGACAGGACTACTAACAGGAAACTCTTATGAAGGTACTGGTCACTGTCTACCggtttctttgtctttgtctttgtctataCTTGTACCATTATACTTTATGGTAGCCTGCCACTACCtttgtgggtttaaaaaaaacaataaatcttggctgtatgtgtgtgtgtgtgtgtgaaagtcgTAAAGAGGAATGTGAGAGGCTAGTCTGGGAATGATTCAAGAAAATAACCTGACACTTCCAAATCATTCTTCTATGTTCATCCCACCTCTATAGTCAAATGCAGCTTTTGTTAGCTCTAGTTCTGAGGCAAAATCAAAAGCTCCTTCTTTGGATCCCGTGTGACccagaactgtgtgtgtgtgtgtgtgtgtgtgtgtgtgtgtgtgtgtgtgtgtgtgtgtttcaggtaaaataaagcaaaagctgcTATGGAGAATCACGTCACACAGATTTCCAGAGATGACCTGGACGATCTCAGGGATGCCTTCAATAGAATTGGTCAGTTTCACACTCATTCACACTTGACTTGGCCCAACAATAGAATTGAAAGGGATACTGGTTGTTGGACATTTACAGCTGACAATAAAACATAACCCTTATGCAAGATACTTTTATCGCGTGGTTTGATTGGTGTTtgtactttgtttttaaagcgtTTGTATTAATGAGATGTTGCAAGATTTTATCAGTATTATCGTATCGTGTATGATTACCAAAAGATGCTGATAATAGTGAGTGCCAGGAAGAGGAATATCACATTCCTTTATGGTATACATTATAAGGCACAAACGATAAACCAAGTTCTCGAAAGAAATGTGGTCTTCATTATAAGTTGAAatagtttcattcattcattccaatTGATTGCTACAGGTGTTGTGTGCAAGCTGATGAAAAATGagtttttaattttgaataTTTGTACAGCTGATTGTCTTATTGTAAacttgtgtgtgcgtttctctCTGTATCTGTTTGTGTCCAGATGTTGATAACAGCGGCTATGTGAGCGACTttgagctgcaggagctgttCAGAGAGGCGAATTTCTGCCTCCCGGGGTACAAAGTGCGAGAGATTGTCGAGATTTTCATCGCTGGAGACACCAACAAGGACGAGAAGATCAGCTTTGATGAATTTGTTTCTGTAAGTTTGGATGCAGTTTGTGAGCAAAGAATTGAACTTATTTGTCGAAATAAAGCAGAGTAACGCCGCCTGTCCGTGTTCAGATCTATCAAGAACTCAAAAGCAAGGAGCTCAGTGAGACGTTTAGGAAAACTGTCAGGAGAAGAGACGGGATCCGTTCTTTTGGAGGAACATCAGGAAACTCCAGCGAGGGAACGCAGCACTCCTACTCTGGTGTGAGAGagtctgcattgtgtgtgtggtttagcaTTGCGCGTGTGCATCATGCTTTATGTCGATTTTCTTCATTGTGATCTCACGCGTGGTTCACTGTGAACATATCACGTGTGTGCAGATGAGGAGAAGGTGGCCTTTGTCAACTGGATTAACAAAGCCCTGGCAAAAGACCCGGACTGCCAGCACCTGCTGCCCATGAACCCTGACGACGAAAGCCTCTTCACCTCTGTGCGCGATGGCATCCTGTTATGgtaacacacacaaggacaaatCTGAGATTACACACATCTGAAATGACTTGTGGCAAGTTGCTTATTCACCCACACGCCTTGTTCTCCGTCAGCAAAATGATCAACCATTCTCAGCCTGACACGATTGACGAAAGAGTCATCAACACCAAGAAACATGCCACTTTCAAAATGACAGTGAGTAGTAAATATTTAACACCTAATACTAAGGGCTGTGTTGTGCATTGTGTTCTGCAGGAGTTAATTGAGAAGCTCAATAGTTAGTTACCTTTCCCGTTGAattcagttagcttagctttctGTACCACATACTGTATACTAACCAGCAGCTTTGGACCTTTAAAATAACATGTTATTTCCAGTATgttgaatatgaaaaaaaacagtaaaagcaACAAATACCAGAATTTGATGACTGCTTGCTGTGAGATTGCCGGTCAACCAGCTACGgccccagaagaagaagagaagaagcctAAATACCAAGACAATGGATGGGTCTTTCAATAATGTTGCACTGTGCAAACCCATCTTGTGATATATTAACTTCTCAGATTTTCTTTATTATATCTGTTCTGCAAATGTCTCCTCTGTTAAAAGGATCAACTATTTACCTTTGTTTATAACTTGATGATGTGTAATAAGTTAATTATTATTTGAAGGATCTGGGCCACAGTTGTTTGCTGAGTTGTTAACTCCATTTTTATGGAATGTCTgacttaaaaaggaaaatgttgatatattttatttgtaggAGAATCTGGTTCTGGCTCTGAACTCAGCTTCAGCAATCGGTTGTACGGTGGTGAGCATCGACGCCCATGATCTGATGGCTGGGAAACCCCATCTGGTCCTGGGCCTGCTCTGGCAGATTATCAAGGTCGGCCTCTTTGCCGATATAGAAATCGGCAAGAACGAAGGTCAGTGTTCCCGCGCACGAAAGCACACATGGtatatttacaacaaaaaaaccccaataaGACTAATTGcatctgtgtttttcaggtCTGATTGGCCTTATGACGGATAAGGAGAATCTGGACGAGCTGATGTCTCTCTCCcctgaggagctgctgctccGCTGGGTCAACCGCCATCTACGCAACGCAGGAACGGACACCATCAGCAACTTCAGTGAAGATATTAAGGTCCGCTTCagaacacatgcacaaacacacacacacacagtgacagggAGAAAGGTGTGTAATCCCTTGTGCTGTTCCGTTGTAGGACTCGCGAGCATATTTCCACCTGTTGGAACAGATCTCTCTCCAAGAAGAGCAAGAATACAAATTGAAAGTAAAGATCGACATGAGCGGCCTTAGTGTGAGtcactttgttttattattggaaaatgtcaaatatttttgttttgttttcctacagatgtaaatgacatgaaatataGCTACCATCCTTTTGGATTCAGGCATAATTTTGTACGGACTTTCATGCACATCTGTCTATTTTATGTGAAGGTGCGTGATTTGGACCAAAGGGCCGAGCTGATGCTGCAGCAGGCGGCCCGGCTGGACTGTAGACAGTTTGTGTCTCCTCATGACGTCACATCTGGCAACAGCAAACTCAACATCGCTTTTGTGGCCAACCTGTACAACATGCATCATGGTGTTCAGAAGGAGATCAATGGCGGCAACAGCATAGGAACCATCCACGTAGAGCGTGAGACACTAACTTTGTTTTATTAGTATTAGGCCGCGTCGTACTACGGTTTTGTGGCGGcttattgctttttaattagccCAATCTCAAATTCAgtcataaaaaatgtaatgcacacTCGTGCCAGGATGCAAACAATATGCATGTATATGCATGTACATGTGCAGAATACTGATGTAAAGAAATACCCGCAGGTCATGAACCCAGTAAAAAGTTAATATTTCATTGTTATGGTTCATATGGCAGCCATAAAACCGTACATATCTTGCATCAGCCACAGCTGAACTTAGGACATTCTTACAAGGTGACAGGAACTGTGAGGGAACAGCTAGTTGATGGTGTGttattaatgtcttcatgttttTCCAGCTGAGaccaatgaagagaaaacatttagaaactggATGAACTCTCTGGGCGTCTCTCCACGTGTCAACCACCTATACTGGTATGTTATCAGTTAAACATTAATGTGGGCCCAGTATAACGCAGTAAAACCAGTAATGACTGTAGGTGGGCCAGCAGGGTGTTTGTCATCGGGGCACTAGGAAATAGGGAACAACATGAGTGTATTCTCCCATTACTAACATTTGCGAATCTGCCTTTACTAAGTTATAAAGTTATGAGTACTTTACTTTCgccacacaaacatttttccagCCTCTTTATCTAAAgtcataaaatgtttttctctttactCCTTTCATCCATGAAGCTGTCCCAAATATCCCCATTTATAACAAGTGGTATGAACAGGATTATATCATAGTAAGGATTTAAATAGTGTTGAGGTTGAGTCAATGGGAATCTGGTAGAGGCTCGTTAGTCCAACGTTGATTTCTTGATTTTTCAGACCAGAAGTAATCAAATGTAAACAGTCTTTAATAGACTAATCTGAGACTCTAAAATACAGTAACTGTCTGCAATTACTTTACAAATCAAAGTGATACTGAACCAAATTTAGCATGGTGTGAATTGAACATTTCTTCTCAACTCTTTAATTCAATGACATCTTTTTTATTTGCtaacaaaaaaaggaactgCTGCTGAAGAGATACCATATATAACTCACCGTCCTTTGTGTGTTGACTTACAGGGACCTGTGTGATGGTTTGATCATCATGCAGCTTTATGAGAAGGTCAATGTGCCTGTGAACTGGAAGAAAGTCAACAACCCACCTTATCCTGTCCTGGGGGCCAATATGAAGAAGGTATCCAcattaaagaaatagaaaaacatcGTAAcggtaaaataaaagcaaagtaaTGTTGTATTTCCTCTCGTACCTCAGCTGGAGAACTGCAATTATGCGGTGAAGCTGGGCAGGGATGAAGCTCGCTTCTCTCTCGTCGGCATCGGAGGAGAAAACCTGAACGAGGGGAGCAGAATGCACACCCTGGCGCTGGTCTGGCAGCTGATGAGGAGGTACATGCACCGATCAAGGCTGTGGGACAATTTTAGTGGTTTGGACGCACGATGGCTCTTTGTACCAGTTTGAGTTGTCTACCCTGCTTGTTATCCTCCAGGTACACCATGTCGGTCCTGCCAGATGCGGGTCAAGGTGGCGATAAGGTCGAAGACCAGGTCATCCTTAACTGGGTCAACAACACCTTGAGCCAAAAACGAAAGGACACACAGATTAGCAgcttcaaggtgtgtgtgtgtgtgtgtgtgtctgtctgtgtgtgaatacacggtgtgtgtgagtgaaacacaTTTGCATTGGAAAATGTTTCCATGTTTTCTGCAGGACAAACTGATCAGCACCAGTCTGCCGGTGATTGACCTGATTGACGCTATCGCCCCTGGTACCGTGAAGTGGGACATGGTGAAGAGGGCCCAGAAAGGAGTGCTGAAGGAAGCCGATAAACTGAACAACGCAAAGTAAGAGACAAAATCTCAAGCGTTTTTTTGGCCCCATCCCTGCACCTTTGTATTTGTCCCTAAATGATTGcctctttctgtttctcctGCAGGTACGCAATCTCACTGGCACGTAAGATCGGAGCTCGTGTCTACGTGCAGCCTGAGGATTTGGTGAAAGTGAATCCCAAGATGGTGCTGACGCTGTTTGCCTCCCTCATGGGCCACGGTTTAAATAAGGCCAAGCGCTGAAACAGACTGGACCGAGTCACCTGGAAACCAACAacacatacattttatttctctgcgctttttctttcctctccccaCATGATTTTCTCATCTAAACTTTCTGTGATCAGAGCAAGACGCTGTGTTATTCTCTGTTTCTCTTGTTATGCAATTGATGAGCTTATCTAAAGTTGGAAATAATTGTTCATcagcatttgcatttttttgtcgACTGTGATCTATCAAAACAAGCTCTGAATTCTTCTTTCTGTAACATATTTGATGTTGAATTATTTCTGTTTACTgctacacaaaaataaaaggagatactgcaaaaggaaaagtagaatcatacacacactgtgtacCTGTAAATGTTGTGCATTGAATATTGCTATTTAATTATTAAAGATAATCTATTAAATGTAATGGAAAaccgtgtgtttgttgtgtctggataataaagaaaagaaaagaaagccatTATACTCATGTGGATTAAGAGTCGCTGAGCTACTTTTTAGGACAACGTGAAGGGGAGCATTGGATATAATGTGgatagtgaaaaaaaaaatctaaagggCAATTCTCTCCACTTTGTTGACAGGGTCATTAaatctgcaaaacaaacaaacacatcataAGCAAAATAAAGTAGCCTATATGGTCTTGTAAAGTGTACTATgttgagggaggaaaggagtTACTTTACTTGTTTTTTCCACCTTCTTCGATACATGTTTACTCCACTGGATTTACCAGCtgcaacaaaaaatacacactttgggctcttacaataataaaatgatCAATCACTATCAATGAGAGAATCTGACCTAAATATGACCATGCTGTAGGGAATACTGTTTCCTCTCCATAAGTAAAGGTCTTGTGTACATCTATAACgcctatatttatatatatatatttacttgaACAATCTGACGTCACTTGTTTCGCAAAGTTGTTTTATTGTGGCCAGGTGACGCCTCTGCTGTTACACAAGCTGTGCATcctatatacatatactgtatatagtatATGCTTTCTTTCTGTCAGTAGCGTTATATTAACAATCCTTTCGCCAGGGGGAGCAGTTTCTCCACTTGGAGATTAAATGCGGATGAATTGACCCCCGAGGGCTTCCGTAC
Protein-coding sequences here:
- the LOC119228096 gene encoding plastin-1-like translates to MENHVTQISRDDLDDLRDAFNRIDVDNSGYVSDFELQELFREANFCLPGYKVREIVEIFIAGDTNKDEKISFDEFVSIYQELKSKELSETFRKTVRRRDGIRSFGGTSGNSSEGTQHSYSDEEKVAFVNWINKALAKDPDCQHLLPMNPDDESLFTSVRDGILLCKMINHSQPDTIDERVINTKKHATFKMTENLVLALNSASAIGCTVVSIDAHDLMAGKPHLVLGLLWQIIKVGLFADIEIGKNEGLIGLMTDKENLDELMSLSPEELLLRWVNRHLRNAGTDTISNFSEDIKDSRAYFHLLEQISLQEEQEYKLKVKIDMSGLSVRDLDQRAELMLQQAARLDCRQFVSPHDVTSGNSKLNIAFVANLYNMHHGVQKEINGGNSIGTIHVEPETNEEKTFRNWMNSLGVSPRVNHLYWDLCDGLIIMQLYEKVNVPVNWKKVNNPPYPVLGANMKKLENCNYAVKLGRDEARFSLVGIGGENLNEGSRMHTLALVWQLMRRYTMSVLPDAGQGGDKVEDQVILNWVNNTLSQKRKDTQISSFKDKLISTSLPVIDLIDAIAPGTVKWDMVKRAQKGVLKEADKLNNAKYAISLARKIGARVYVQPEDLVKVNPKMVLTLFASLMGHGLNKAKR